ACCGCTTTCGATCTCAGAAATTGCCGAGCTTGCAGGTATCTCAAAAAGCAAGCTGCACCGTTATCTTACGAGTTTTTGGCGTACGGGCTTTTTGGAGCGGGATGACTCGCTTCGGTATACAGTTGGTGATGCATTAATCCAAATGGGTCTTAAAGCCTCTCAGCGTATTGACATCAAAGAACAGGCCAAGCCTGCGCTTGTACGTCTGCGGGAGAGGTTAAATGAGACGGTTGCTCTATCCATTTGGGGCGAGAGAGGTCCGTACTTTATTCACATCGAGGAAAGCAACCGCCAGATTACGATCGGCATTCGGGTCGGGTCGCGCGGCAGTATGCTGAATACGACAGCGGGCCAGTTGTTTGCGGCCTATATGCCCGGTACCCAAGTGGAGGAGTTGATTATGCATGAACTACAGCAGGCACCGGATCGTGCAGATGACTTTAAGAGGGTGCTTGCCACCATTAAAGAGAGGGGATATGCGCGAACGACAGAGAGTCTTGTGCCTGGAATTGTTGCGATCGGCTGCCCTATCTTTAATAGAGAAGGAGTGATCGTGGCGACGGTGACGGTGATTGGTCTGCTAGGAGTGCTTGACACCTCCGATGATTCAGATACCGTGTCTCTTC
This is a stretch of genomic DNA from Aneurinibacillus sp. REN35. It encodes these proteins:
- a CDS encoding IclR family transcriptional regulator, encoding MRNDVEMKGQGIQSLEQGIDILKKIGEAEKPLSISEIAELAGISKSKLHRYLTSFWRTGFLERDDSLRYTVGDALIQMGLKASQRIDIKEQAKPALVRLRERLNETVALSIWGERGPYFIHIEESNRQITIGIRVGSRGSMLNTTAGQLFAAYMPGTQVEELIMHELQQAPDRADDFKRVLATIKERGYARTTESLVPGIVAIGCPIFNREGVIVATVTVIGLLGVLDTSDDSDTVSLLKQECLSLSRMLGFQGT